DNA sequence from the Acipenser ruthenus chromosome 8, fAciRut3.2 maternal haplotype, whole genome shotgun sequence genome:
CACAGTAATCATCTCAGACTAGTACAACAATAGTCTGAGATGCGTATTAATCAGTTATTGATTATTCAGCCATCgggaaatgtctttgtatcagatggaaatgatgtcacatgaaaataattactTTCTTTGCATCTTACACACAAATTCAGTGCACACACAGGGTTGGTTATAAAGATGCAAAGTACTAATTTCTGGACTATATAGCAGACGCTGATACTGATGTGATTCAGCcatcaaaaaatatattaaaatgatacCAGATCCACACACATGATTTTAGCTGGAGACCCTTCATATCAGAATGAGTTGTAGTTTGTGGTGTATGTTGCAGGTGCGCTTGGCTGGCCAAGTTCCAGGACAGTAACCAGTGGCTGCAGATTGACCTGAAGGAGGTGAAGGTGATATCAGGCATTATCAGCCAGGGTCGCTGCGACGCCGACGAGTGGATAACCAAGTACAGCGTCCAGTACCGCACTGATGAGAAACTCAGCTGGGTCTATTACAAAGATCAGACTGGAAACAACAGGGTGAGTGATGGGacctggaaacacacacacacacacacaagttttaCCCTTGATGCATTGCCATTCACTTCAAGGACATCAAGTATTCCTAGATGAAAAGACACACCCATGTGTTTAGCAGATTGTGCCTTCACTTGATCCCCTGATACATGAAGTGACTGTGAAGAAGCCATTCCCTTTTACTGTCATTGCTGAGGAGATATTACTTCCTGTCCAATGCACATTTACCAGAATTTTTGCACTTTctatattgtaaaatattagaccaacatacacacaaaagcAAGGATTTCATTCTATTGATAGATTTATTTAATGAATAAGTTGCAATACAGTGCTTCCTTTATACCACGGAACAGGTTTTAAGACAACTACTATGATTTCCTATTGCAGCGTTAAAGAAGGGGAGGGCTGTACATCTATAAAAGTTACACAGGACGTTAATATTAATCatctgaagtgcaaaacacaactacaaatttaaaaacacaaatacaaatgaaactaaAGAATTACACAAAATCCTCATTATAACTTCTTAATATTTACCTTTCCTGTGGTAACGTAAATAATTGggttttagttttgtcagacttAACAATTGTTATTTTATCCTTCAAAAACTTCTGCTAGTTTTAGCCCTGTTTGGTTTCAATAGGTGTTCTATGGGAACTCTGACAGGACTTCTTCAGTACAGAACCTCCTTCGCCCCCCTATCGTCTCCCGGTACATCAGGTTGCTGCCGCTGGGCTGGCACACACGCATCGCAGTGAGAATGGAGCTGCTGGAGTGTATGAACAAGTGTGTCTGAGCCTGAACCGCAGGCCTGGAGTACACTTGTGTGAGTTCACCTTCACCAAAgtgtaacacaaaaacaaaacaaaaaatcctaATAATCTAAAAAACAAGTTTTATAATTGAACATTTCAAAAAAGGCCATTCTTTCTTATTCTACAGGTCTAAATGTGTTATTTGGTACTCCTTGGAATACTGCACtctttacatactgtacattatagaatttgttattattattgtattttcaaagaccaaaaaaaattacaattacaattttgcC
Encoded proteins:
- the LOC117406950 gene encoding retinoschisin-like — protein: MKIKVETLLLPLLFSCQALLNAYAQEQDEVLEQWKGKACKCDCQGEPKSIWSSRTTMMECMPECPYHRPLGFESGAVTPDQISCASEEQYTGWYSSWTSNKARLNGQGFGCAWLAKFQDSNQWLQIDLKEVKVISGIISQGRCDADEWITKYSVQYRTDEKLSWVYYKDQTGNNRVFYGNSDRTSSVQNLLRPPIVSRYIRLLPLGWHTRIAVRMELLECMNKCV